One genomic region from Phragmites australis chromosome 1, lpPhrAust1.1, whole genome shotgun sequence encodes:
- the LOC133913404 gene encoding ABC transporter B family member 9-like isoform X1, whose translation MASGQERSGADDVEGGAGEEGAEKPAAVVERVPLHRLFAFADRMDAALMAVGAAAAVANGMAQPLMTFIFGDVIDAFGSTASSGVLHRVIKVIMNFVYLAIGAGLASTLQVSCWTITGERQGARIRALYLKAILRQDIAFFDMELSTGQVVERMTGDTFLIQDAIGEKVGKSIQLLSTFVGGFIIAFVRGWLLALVMLSCIPPIAVAGAIVSRLMTRLSTRMQSKYGEAGNIVEQTLGAIRTVVSFSGEKQAIMTYNTFIRKACESALQEGAVSGLGLGSVMAVLFCSYGLAVWYGSRLIVKRGYNGGMVISVIMAVMIGAMSLGQATPSVTAFAEGQGAAYRMFKTIERQPDIDIHDATGIILEDIKGDVELKDVYFSYPTRPEHLVFDGFSLRVPSGTTMALVGESGSGKSTVISLMERFYDPHAGEVLIDGVDIKRMNLGWIRGKIGLVSQEPVLFSTTIRENIAYGKEDLTLEKIKEAVELANASKFIDKLPNGLETMVGERGTQLSGGQKQRIAIARAIVKNPRILLLDEATSALDMESERVVQEALNRVMLQRTTIIVAHRLSTVKNADVISVLQHGKMVEQGSHAELMKIPEGAYSQLIHLQQTHQETQYSTVDPDMIVTNSFGSRSINTKPRSQSISRRSTSEGSSFEHSGRHSLPAPLGLPDPMEFSEALDIKEETTDEVTSARKKAPIGRLFRLNKPEAFVLALGSITAAMHGLIFPIYGILISTAIEVFYEPPEVLLKDSRFWASMFVVLGACALVLIPIEYFLFGLAGGKLVERIRSMTFQSVMRQEINWFDKPEHSSGSIGARLSTDALNVKRLVGDNLALNVQTISTVISGFTIAMVANWKLAMIITVVVPLVGFQGYAQIKFLKGLNKNAKLKYEEASQVATDAVGGIRTVSSFCAEKKVMETYEKMCESPIRQGIREGVISGLGFGFSFLAFYFTYALCFYVGAKFVQQGTATFPEVFRVFFVLVLATSGISRTSAVGVDSNKANDAAVSIFEILDRKSKIDYSSQEGVTIASVRGDIDFQNVCFKYPLRPNVQIFKHLSLSIPSGKTVALVGESGSGKSTVIALLERFYDSDSGKILFDDVELEALKISWLRQQIGLVAQEPVLFNDTIRTNVAYGKQGEASEEEIIAAAEAANAHQFICALPDGYNTIVGERGIQLSGGQKQRVAIARAIIKNPKVLLLDEATSALDAESERVVQEALDQVMVGRTTVVVAHRLSTIRGADIITVLKNGAVVEKGRHEELMRIKDGTYASLVELSSSSG comes from the exons ATGGCTAGCGGCCAGGAGAGGAGCGGCGCCGATGATGTAGAAGGGGGAGCAGGGGAGGAGGGAGCTGAGAAGCCGGCGGCCGTGGTGGAGCGCGTGCCGCTACACCGGCTGTTCGCGTTCGCGGACAGGATGGACGCCGCGCTGATGGCCGtgggcgccgcggcggcggtaGCCAACGGGATGGCGCAGCCGCTCATGACCTTCATCTTCGGCGACGTCATCGACGCCTTCGGCTCCACCGCATCCTCCGGCGTCCTCCACAGGGTCATCAAG GTGATCATGAACTTTGTCTATCTTGCCATTGGAGCAGGACTCGCTTCAACACTTC AGGTATCATGTTGGACAATTACTGGAGAAAGACAGGGGGCACGAATCAGAGCCTTGTATCTCAAAGCTATTCTGAGACAGGATATTGCATTTTTTGACATGGAATTGAGCACTGGGCAAGTGGTTGAGAGGATGACAGGAGACACATTCCTCATTCAAGATGCCATTGGAGAAAAG GTTGGGAAGTCCATACAACTCCTTTCTACTTTTGTTGGTGGCTTCATTATTGCATTTGTGAGAGGATGGCTCTTGGCTCTTGTTATGCTCTCATGCATTCCTCCAATTGCTGTTGCCGGTGCAATTGTGtcaaggttgatgacaagacTCTCCACCCGCATGCAATCAAAATATGGTGAGGCTGGAAACATTGTTGAACAAACTCTTGGGGCCATTAGAACG GTTGTTTCGTTCAGTGGCGAGAAGCAGGCTATAATGACATATAACACATTCATAAGAAAAGCATGTGAATCTGCTCTACAAGAAGGTGCTGTAAGTGGACTTGGATTGGGTTCTGTAATGGCAGTGTTGTTTTGCAGTTATGGGTTGGCAGTTTGGTATGGATCTAGATTGATAGTCAAGCGCGGATACAATGGTGGCATGGTTATTTCGGTTATAATGGCTGTCATGATCGGCGCAAT GTCCTTAGGTCAGGCAACACCATCAGTAACTGCTTTCGCAGAAGGTCAAGGAGCAGCATATAGAATGTTCAAGACAATTGAACGGCAACCAGATATTGATATACATGATGCCACAGGTATCATACTGGAGGACATCAAGGGtgatgttgaactcaaggatgTGTACTTCAGCTATCCTACCAGGCCTGAACATTTGGTATTTGATGGATTCTCATTGCGAGTACCAAGTGGTACAACTATGGCCCTAGTTGGAGAGAGCGGCAGTGGGAAGTCGACCGTGATCAGTTTGATGGAGAGGTTTTATGATCCGCATGCTGGGGAAGTCTTGATTGATGGAGTTGACATTAAAAGAATGAATCTTGGATGGATCAGAGGAAAGATTGGTCTTGTCAGCCAAGAACCAGTGTTGTTCTCAACTACAATCAGGGAAAATATTGCCTATGGGAAGGAAGATCTAACCcttgaaaagatcaaggaagcaGTTGAGCTTGCGAATGCATCAAAATTCATTGATAAGTTACCAAAT GGTCTTGAGACAATGGTTGGGGAACGTGGAACTCAACTATCTGGAGGGCAGAAGCAAAGAATAGCAATTGCTAGAGCAATTGTAAAGAACCCTAGGATCTTGCTACTTGATGAAGCAACTAGTGCGCTGGATATGGAATCTGAGAGGGTAGTTCAAGAAGCTTTGAATAGGGTTATGTTACAAAGGACTACAATTATTGTTGCTCATCGCCTAAGCACAGTAAAGAATGCTGATGTGATATCGGTCTTACAGCATGGGAAGATGGTGGAACAAG GTTCACATGCAGAACTGATGAAGATACCTGAAGGTGCCTACTCTCAGCTGATTCACCTACAACAGACTCATCAAGAGACACAGTATTCTACTGTCGACCCTGATATGATAGTAACAAACAGTTTTGGCTCCAGATCTATAAATACCAAGCCGAGGAGCCAAAGTATCTCTAGGAGATCAACTAGTGAAGGCTCCTCTTTCGAGCATAGTGGTAGGCACTCTCTCCCTGCTCCGCTTGGCCTACCTGATCCAATGGAATTTAGTGAAGCTCTGGACATAAAGGAGGAGACTACAGACGAAGTGACTAGTGCCCGGAAGAAAGCTCCAATTGGTAGACTCTTCCGTCTGAACAAACCAGAGGCTTTTGTTCTTGCACTTGGTTCTATAACTGCTGCAATGCATGGtcttatttttcctatatatgGCATATTGATTTCAACTGCGATAGAAGTGTTTTATGAGCCACCAGAAGTACTACTGAAGGACTCCAGATTCTGGGCAAGCATGTTTGTTGTGCTGGGGGCTTGTGCATTAGTTCTGATTCCAATAGAGTATTTCCTGTTCGGATTAGCAGGCGGGAAGCTTGTGGAGCGCATACGGTCAATGACATTCCAAAGTGTAATGCGCCAAGAGATCAACTGGTTCGATAAACCTGAACACTCGAG TGGATCAATTGGTGCAAGGCTATCGACTGATGCTCTGAATGTGAAGCGACTCGTTGGTGACAATTTAGCACTTAATGTCCAGACTATATCAACTGTGATATCAGGCTTCACAATAGCAATGGTGGCAAACTGGAAGCTGGCAATGATTATCACAGTGGTGGTTCCTTTGGTGGGTTTTCAAGGCTATGCTCAAATCAAGTTCCTGAAAGGTCTCAATAAAAATGCAAAG TTGAAGTATGAAGAAGCAAGTCAAGTAGCAACTGATGCAGTTGGTGGCATCAGAACTGTGTCATCATTTTGTGCTGAGAAGAAGGTGATGGAAACATATGAGAAGATGTGTGAATCTCCAATAAGGCAAGGAATAAGGGAAGGTGTTATCAGTGGCTTGGGTTTTGGCTTCTCATTCCTTGCATTCTACTTTACGTATGCTCTCTGTTTCTATGTCGGTGCTAAGTTTGTTCAGCAAGGAACGGCGACATTTCCTGAAGTGTTTAGG GTCTTCTTCGTATTAGTTTTGGCAACTAGTGGAATCTCGCGAACAAGTGCAGTAGGTGTGGACAGCAATAAGGCTAATGATGCGGCCGTCTCTATCTTTGAAATTCTTGACCGGAAATCCAAGATTGATTACAGCAGCCAGGAGGGTGTGACCATCGCAAGTGTGAGGGGTGACATTGATTTCCAGAATGTGTGCTTCAAGTACCCGTTGCGACCAAATGTTCAAATCTTCAAGCATCTGTCGTTGAGCATTCCTTCTGGAAAG ACTGTTGCGTTAGTTGGAGAGAGCGGAAGTGGCAAATCAACTGTGATCGCTCTCCTTGAGAGGTTCTATGATTCAGATTCCGGTAAGATCCTTTTTGATGATGTGGAACTTGAGGCGCTGAAGATAAGTTGGCTTCGGCAGCAAATCGGGCTAGTTGCCCAAGAGCCAGTGTTGTTCAATGACACCATCCGCACCAACGTAGCTTATGGGAAGCAAGGGGAGGCATCTGAAGAAGAGATCATTGCTGCTGCTGAAGCAGCCAATGCGCATCAGTTCATCTGTGCCCTGCCTGACGGATACAACACCATCGTCGGCGAAAGAGGGATCCAATTGTCAGGCGGGCAGAAGCAGCGTGTCGCCATCGCAAGGGCCATCATAAAGAACCCTAAGGTGTTACTGTTGGATGAGGCAACAAGCGCGCTAGATGCGGAGTCAGAGCGAGTGGTGCAAGAGGCGCTAGACCAGGTGATGGTTGGTAGGACCACCGTGGTGGTGGCCCATCGGTTGTCAACAATCAGAGGTGCGGATATCATCACCGTCCTGAAGAACGGTGCAGTAGTCGAGAAAGGCAGGCATGAAGAGTTGATGCGGATAAAGGATGGAACCTACGCTTCCCTTGTTGAGCTCAGCTCTAGTTCTGGGTGA
- the LOC133913404 gene encoding ABC transporter B family member 4-like isoform X2, which produces MASGQERSGADDVEGGAGEEGAEKPAAVVERVPLHRLFAFADRMDAALMAVGAAAAVANGMAQPLMTFIFGDVIDAFGSTASSGVLHRVIKVIMNFVYLAIGAGLASTLQVSCWTITGERQGARIRALYLKAILRQDIAFFDMELSTGQVVERMTGDTFLIQDAIGEKVGKSIQLLSTFVGGFIIAFVRGWLLALVMLSCIPPIAVAGAIVSRLMTRLSTRMQSKYGEAGNIVEQTLGAIRTVVSFSGEKQAIMTYNTFIRKACESALQEGAVSGLGLGSVMAVLFCSYGLAVWYGSRLIVKRGYNGGMVISVIMAVMIGAMSLGQATPSVTAFAEGQGAAYRMFKTIERQPDIDIHDATGIILEDIKGDVELKDVYFSYPTRPEHLVFDGFSLRVPSGTTMALVGESGSGKSTVISLMERFYDPHAGEVLIDGVDIKRMNLGWIRGKIGLVSQEPVLFSTTIRENIAYGKEDLTLEKIKEAVELANASKFIDKLPNGLETMVGERGTQLSGGQKQRIAIARAIVKNPRILLLDEATSALDMESERVVQEALNRVMLQRTTIIVAHRLSTVKNADVISVLQHGKMVEQGSHAELMKIPEGAYSQLIHLQQTHQETQYSTVDPDMIVTNSFGSRSINTKPRSQSISRRSTSEGSSFEHSGRHSLPAPLGLPDPMEFSEALDIKEETTDEVTSARKKAPIGRLFRLNKPEAFVLALGSITAAMHGLIFPIYGILISTAIEVFYEPPEVLLKDSRFWASMFVVLGACALVLIPIEYFLFGLAGGKLVERIRSMTFQSVMRQEINWFDKPEHSSGSIGARLSTDALNVKRLVGDNLALNVQTISTVISGFTIAMVANWKLAMIITVVVPLVGFQGYAQIKFLKGLNKNAKLKYEEASQVATDAVGGIRTVSSFCAEKKVMETYEKMCESPIRQGIREGVISGLGFGFSFLAFYFTYALCFYVGAKFVQQGTATFPEVFRVFFVLVLATSGISRTSAVGVDSNKANDAAVSIFEILDRKSKIDYSSQEGVTIASVRGDIDFQNVCFKYPLRPNVQIFKHLSLSIPSGKTVALVGESGSGKSTVIALLERFYDSDSGTYIHGESESIFVDDDEEDEEEILILMAQSVEDYLVPSTTLAIVGHPQITTSSVHFEGEEEIAFRVNAPLHIQRSHHLIG; this is translated from the exons ATGGCTAGCGGCCAGGAGAGGAGCGGCGCCGATGATGTAGAAGGGGGAGCAGGGGAGGAGGGAGCTGAGAAGCCGGCGGCCGTGGTGGAGCGCGTGCCGCTACACCGGCTGTTCGCGTTCGCGGACAGGATGGACGCCGCGCTGATGGCCGtgggcgccgcggcggcggtaGCCAACGGGATGGCGCAGCCGCTCATGACCTTCATCTTCGGCGACGTCATCGACGCCTTCGGCTCCACCGCATCCTCCGGCGTCCTCCACAGGGTCATCAAG GTGATCATGAACTTTGTCTATCTTGCCATTGGAGCAGGACTCGCTTCAACACTTC AGGTATCATGTTGGACAATTACTGGAGAAAGACAGGGGGCACGAATCAGAGCCTTGTATCTCAAAGCTATTCTGAGACAGGATATTGCATTTTTTGACATGGAATTGAGCACTGGGCAAGTGGTTGAGAGGATGACAGGAGACACATTCCTCATTCAAGATGCCATTGGAGAAAAG GTTGGGAAGTCCATACAACTCCTTTCTACTTTTGTTGGTGGCTTCATTATTGCATTTGTGAGAGGATGGCTCTTGGCTCTTGTTATGCTCTCATGCATTCCTCCAATTGCTGTTGCCGGTGCAATTGTGtcaaggttgatgacaagacTCTCCACCCGCATGCAATCAAAATATGGTGAGGCTGGAAACATTGTTGAACAAACTCTTGGGGCCATTAGAACG GTTGTTTCGTTCAGTGGCGAGAAGCAGGCTATAATGACATATAACACATTCATAAGAAAAGCATGTGAATCTGCTCTACAAGAAGGTGCTGTAAGTGGACTTGGATTGGGTTCTGTAATGGCAGTGTTGTTTTGCAGTTATGGGTTGGCAGTTTGGTATGGATCTAGATTGATAGTCAAGCGCGGATACAATGGTGGCATGGTTATTTCGGTTATAATGGCTGTCATGATCGGCGCAAT GTCCTTAGGTCAGGCAACACCATCAGTAACTGCTTTCGCAGAAGGTCAAGGAGCAGCATATAGAATGTTCAAGACAATTGAACGGCAACCAGATATTGATATACATGATGCCACAGGTATCATACTGGAGGACATCAAGGGtgatgttgaactcaaggatgTGTACTTCAGCTATCCTACCAGGCCTGAACATTTGGTATTTGATGGATTCTCATTGCGAGTACCAAGTGGTACAACTATGGCCCTAGTTGGAGAGAGCGGCAGTGGGAAGTCGACCGTGATCAGTTTGATGGAGAGGTTTTATGATCCGCATGCTGGGGAAGTCTTGATTGATGGAGTTGACATTAAAAGAATGAATCTTGGATGGATCAGAGGAAAGATTGGTCTTGTCAGCCAAGAACCAGTGTTGTTCTCAACTACAATCAGGGAAAATATTGCCTATGGGAAGGAAGATCTAACCcttgaaaagatcaaggaagcaGTTGAGCTTGCGAATGCATCAAAATTCATTGATAAGTTACCAAAT GGTCTTGAGACAATGGTTGGGGAACGTGGAACTCAACTATCTGGAGGGCAGAAGCAAAGAATAGCAATTGCTAGAGCAATTGTAAAGAACCCTAGGATCTTGCTACTTGATGAAGCAACTAGTGCGCTGGATATGGAATCTGAGAGGGTAGTTCAAGAAGCTTTGAATAGGGTTATGTTACAAAGGACTACAATTATTGTTGCTCATCGCCTAAGCACAGTAAAGAATGCTGATGTGATATCGGTCTTACAGCATGGGAAGATGGTGGAACAAG GTTCACATGCAGAACTGATGAAGATACCTGAAGGTGCCTACTCTCAGCTGATTCACCTACAACAGACTCATCAAGAGACACAGTATTCTACTGTCGACCCTGATATGATAGTAACAAACAGTTTTGGCTCCAGATCTATAAATACCAAGCCGAGGAGCCAAAGTATCTCTAGGAGATCAACTAGTGAAGGCTCCTCTTTCGAGCATAGTGGTAGGCACTCTCTCCCTGCTCCGCTTGGCCTACCTGATCCAATGGAATTTAGTGAAGCTCTGGACATAAAGGAGGAGACTACAGACGAAGTGACTAGTGCCCGGAAGAAAGCTCCAATTGGTAGACTCTTCCGTCTGAACAAACCAGAGGCTTTTGTTCTTGCACTTGGTTCTATAACTGCTGCAATGCATGGtcttatttttcctatatatgGCATATTGATTTCAACTGCGATAGAAGTGTTTTATGAGCCACCAGAAGTACTACTGAAGGACTCCAGATTCTGGGCAAGCATGTTTGTTGTGCTGGGGGCTTGTGCATTAGTTCTGATTCCAATAGAGTATTTCCTGTTCGGATTAGCAGGCGGGAAGCTTGTGGAGCGCATACGGTCAATGACATTCCAAAGTGTAATGCGCCAAGAGATCAACTGGTTCGATAAACCTGAACACTCGAG TGGATCAATTGGTGCAAGGCTATCGACTGATGCTCTGAATGTGAAGCGACTCGTTGGTGACAATTTAGCACTTAATGTCCAGACTATATCAACTGTGATATCAGGCTTCACAATAGCAATGGTGGCAAACTGGAAGCTGGCAATGATTATCACAGTGGTGGTTCCTTTGGTGGGTTTTCAAGGCTATGCTCAAATCAAGTTCCTGAAAGGTCTCAATAAAAATGCAAAG TTGAAGTATGAAGAAGCAAGTCAAGTAGCAACTGATGCAGTTGGTGGCATCAGAACTGTGTCATCATTTTGTGCTGAGAAGAAGGTGATGGAAACATATGAGAAGATGTGTGAATCTCCAATAAGGCAAGGAATAAGGGAAGGTGTTATCAGTGGCTTGGGTTTTGGCTTCTCATTCCTTGCATTCTACTTTACGTATGCTCTCTGTTTCTATGTCGGTGCTAAGTTTGTTCAGCAAGGAACGGCGACATTTCCTGAAGTGTTTAGG GTCTTCTTCGTATTAGTTTTGGCAACTAGTGGAATCTCGCGAACAAGTGCAGTAGGTGTGGACAGCAATAAGGCTAATGATGCGGCCGTCTCTATCTTTGAAATTCTTGACCGGAAATCCAAGATTGATTACAGCAGCCAGGAGGGTGTGACCATCGCAAGTGTGAGGGGTGACATTGATTTCCAGAATGTGTGCTTCAAGTACCCGTTGCGACCAAATGTTCAAATCTTCAAGCATCTGTCGTTGAGCATTCCTTCTGGAAAG ACTGTTGCGTTAGTTGGAGAGAGCGGAAGTGGCAAATCAACTGTGATCGCTCTCCTTGAGAGGTTCTATGATTCAGATTCCG GTACATATATTCATGGGGAGTCTGAgagcatttttgtggatgatgatgaggaggatgaggaagagatTTTAATTCTGATGGCACAATCAGTTGAAGATTATTTGGTACCTTCGACTACTTTGGCTATAGTTGGACATCCTCAAATTACTACATCATCTGTGCAttttgaaggagaagaagagattgcttttAGAGTCaatgctcctttgcacattcagcggagTCATCACCTGATTGGATGA